In Bdellovibrionales bacterium, the following proteins share a genomic window:
- a CDS encoding NAAT family transporter, with the protein MKDILTYFLYTYMSIFTIVNPLGTLPVYAAFTDSVKRDQAVRVARTASFVAFVLMILFALTGQFLFNFFSISIDGLRVVGGILLFLTGYDMLQGKNSRTKILSKAERLEIEEFAITPLAIPMICGPGAITVVIVLIQEANSLVQKSILFSNIALVCFANFLFLIGSKRILSLLGNSGNKVFFRLMGLIIMMIAVEYFFRGLTPYVQKIIRG; encoded by the coding sequence ATGAAGGATATCCTCACCTACTTTCTTTATACCTACATGAGTATCTTTACCATTGTGAACCCACTGGGTACCTTGCCCGTTTACGCTGCCTTCACTGATTCAGTCAAACGGGACCAAGCTGTTCGTGTGGCCAGGACAGCTTCCTTTGTCGCCTTCGTTTTAATGATTCTCTTTGCGCTGACGGGCCAATTTCTGTTTAATTTTTTCAGCATATCTATAGATGGTTTGAGAGTGGTCGGCGGCATCCTTCTTTTTCTTACCGGTTACGACATGCTTCAAGGAAAGAATTCTCGAACGAAAATTCTCTCCAAAGCAGAACGATTAGAAATCGAGGAATTTGCAATCACCCCTCTCGCCATTCCTATGATTTGCGGGCCGGGAGCCATCACGGTCGTGATTGTTTTGATTCAAGAAGCCAACAGTCTTGTTCAAAAGTCAATTTTGTTCAGCAACATCGCGCTGGTTTGTTTTGCCAACTTTCTGTTTCTTATTGGCTCAAAGCGGATCTTGAGCCTCCTCGGAAATAGCGGGAACAAGGTCTTCTTTCGCCTGATGGGCCTCATCATTATGATGATTGCCGTAGAATATTTCTTCCGAGGCCTCACTCCCTACGTTCAAAAAATAATCAGAGGCTGA